The following are encoded together in the Mesoplodon densirostris isolate mMesDen1 chromosome 2, mMesDen1 primary haplotype, whole genome shotgun sequence genome:
- the LOC132484389 gene encoding cytochrome c oxidase assembly protein COX20, mitochondrial isoform X1, whose protein sequence is MAATPKAIGSAGAAAAETGKRSLKWRTARTQARAGLAKAGRGVRSRRQRRRRGGVEAPTVPMAAAPEAGEPGKGKPFKLLGILDVENVPCARDSTLYGSLGSVVAGLGHFLLTSRIRRSCDVGIGGFILVTLGCWFHCRYNYAKLRIQERLAREGIKNKILYESTHLDPERKQTNSGSSSN, encoded by the exons ATGGCGGCCACACCAAAGGCAATCGGCTCGGCCGGTGCTGCCGCCGCGGAGACTGGGAAACGTTCCCTAAAATGGCGGACAGCGCGAACGCAGGCGCGGGCCGGGCTGGCCAAGGCGGGGCGGGGCGTCCGCTCACGGCGCCAGCGGCGGCGACGGGGCGGGGTGGAGGCGCCGACTGTCCCCATGGCGGCTGCGCCGGAGGCCGGGGAGCCCGGGAAGGGGAAG CCCTTTAAGCTCCTAGGAATTTTAGATGTTGAAAACGTCCCCTGTGCACGGGATTCGACATTGTATGGCTCATTAGGATCTGTTGTGGCTGGCCTTGGACACTTTTTGTTAACTA GTAGAATTAGAAGATCATGTGATGTTGGAATAGGAGGATTTATCTTGGTGACTTTAGGATGCTG GTTCCACTGTAGGTATAATTATGCAAAGCTAAGAATCCAGGAAAGACTTGCCAGAGaaggaattaaaaacaagatTTTATATGAAAGTACCCACCTTGAtcctgaaagaaaacaaaccaacagcggcagcagcagcaatTGA
- the LOC132484389 gene encoding uncharacterized protein LOC132484389 isoform X2 → MAATPKAIGSAGAAAAETGKRSLKWRTARTQARAGLAKAGRGVRSRRQRRRRGGVEAPTVPMAAAPEAGEPGKGKPFKLLGILDVENVPCARDSTLYGSLGSVVAGLGHFLLTKLEDHVMLE, encoded by the exons ATGGCGGCCACACCAAAGGCAATCGGCTCGGCCGGTGCTGCCGCCGCGGAGACTGGGAAACGTTCCCTAAAATGGCGGACAGCGCGAACGCAGGCGCGGGCCGGGCTGGCCAAGGCGGGGCGGGGCGTCCGCTCACGGCGCCAGCGGCGGCGACGGGGCGGGGTGGAGGCGCCGACTGTCCCCATGGCGGCTGCGCCGGAGGCCGGGGAGCCCGGGAAGGGGAAG CCCTTTAAGCTCCTAGGAATTTTAGATGTTGAAAACGTCCCCTGTGCACGGGATTCGACATTGTATGGCTCATTAGGATCTGTTGTGGCTGGCCTTGGACACTTTTTGTTAACTA AATTAGAAGATCATGTGATGTTGGAATAG